One genomic region from Labeo rohita strain BAU-BD-2019 chromosome 7, IGBB_LRoh.1.0, whole genome shotgun sequence encodes:
- the tex9 gene encoding testis-expressed protein 9 isoform X3, with translation MDLLAKEEEYKRLNAELEAKTAELVREAEKVMRDQNEVLSKPISSHISIDTDCDFEVSRKADRKKESTSKQPPTMIMRNKNYSAKSSKPNKPGSGSRNNPQKAPQTVVDDVAIPEDFGDFSLAKTISKIEDRVSDDLTEEHLQDDIMPIAGDEMGAEAQIRFLKAKLRVMQEELNRFAYECNKKDDENSTLSSKLKDLEEERARLQRTTNVQQTQVEKQRALAEESSRKCEGLQQQVAALQKELESMKRTHKQAASTHSATEVRLNRALEEVERTKTQLNKLKQSSKDSTSQEQQKIESLQAENRKLERQKAELIVGFKKQLKLIDILKRQKMHFEAAKLLSFTEEEFMKALDWGKDGVS, from the exons aGGGATCAAAATGAGGTGCTCTCCAAACCAATCTCTTCCCACATCTCCATTGATACTGACTGTGATTTTGAAGTTTCTAG GAAGGCAGATAGAAAAAAAGAATCTACATCTAAGCAGCCCCCTACAATG ATCATGAGAAACAAGAACTACTCTGCAAAATCTTCGAAGCCAAACAAGCCTGGATCAGGAAGTAGAAATAATCCACA AAAAGCGCCACAGACTGTGGTTGATGATGTTGCTATTCCCGAAGACTTTGGGGATTTCTCACTTGCTAAGACAATTAGCAAAATTGAGGACAGAGTTAGTGATGATCTCACTGAGGAACATTTACAGGATGACATCATGCCCATTGCTGGAGATGAGATGGGCGCAG AAGCTCAGATCAGATTCCTAAAGGCTAAACTTCGAGTAATGCAGGAAGAATTGAACAGATTCGCATATGAATGCAACAAGAAG GATGATGAAAACAGCACTTTAAGCAGCAAACTGAAGGACTTGGAGGAGGAAAGGGCAAGATTGCAGAGGACTACAAATGTCCAACAGACTCAAGTTGAGAAGCAAAGAGCTTTAGCTGAAGAATCGAGTAGGAAATGTGAAGGACTGCAACAGCAAGTGGCAGCACTGCAAAAG GAGTTGGAAAGCATGAAGAGGACCCACAAGCAGGCAGCCAGTACCCACAGTGCAACAGAGGTGCGGTTGAACAGAGCTCTGGAGGAAGTTGAGAGGACTAAAACACAACTCAACAAACTCAAACAGAGCAGTAAG GATTCAACCAGTCAGGAGCAACAAAAGATTGAAAGCTTACAAGCTGAGAACAGAAAACTGGAACGACAGAAGGCTGAGCTCATTGTGGGTTTTAAAAAGCAACTTAAGctaatagatattttaaaacGACAAAAG atgcaTTTTGAAGCAGCCAAGCTGTTGTCCTTCACTGAAGAGGAGTTCATGAAAGCTCTGGATTGGGGAAAGGATGGAGTCTCATAG
- the calml4a gene encoding calmodulin-like protein 4a yields MAKFLTQNQIDEFKECFSLYDKKRKGKIEAKDLITVMRCLGTSPTYNEVDRHLQIHKIEKTGELDFSTFLTMMHRQMQQEDPKAEILEAMRMTDKHKKGYILASELRAKLTGLGEKLTDKEVDELFREANVGRDGHVYYEEFTRMVTLPTIDY; encoded by the exons ATG GCAAAATTTTTAACGCAAAATCAAATTGATG AGTTCAAAGAATGTTTCTCGCTTTACGACAAGAAGCGAAAGGGGAAGATTGAAGCCAAAGACCTCATTACAGTCATGCGATGTCTGGGTACAAGTCCCACATATAATGAAGTGGACAGACATCTGCAAATCCACAAAATAG AAAAGACAGGGGAGTTggatttttctacatttctaacCATGATGCATAGACAGATGCAGCAGGAAGATCCTAAGGCTGAAATTCTGGAGGCTATGCGCATGACGGACAAACACAAGAAGGGCTACATTCTGGCCTCAGAGCTACGAGCCAAACTCACAGGCTTGGGAGAAAAGCTCACTGATAAAGAAG TGGATGAGCTTTTTAGAGAGGCTAATGTTGGGCGTGATGGACATGTTTATTATGAGGAGTTCACCAGAATGGTCACGCTTCCTACAATTGACTACTGA
- the cln6a gene encoding ceroid-lipofuscinosis neuronal protein 6a isoform X2 has translation MRRRPQSAAFTPAFLRAGSEKTVSTGAAQSQFHTDLWLCFTVQNWILDFGRPIAMIIMPLEWFPLNKPSVGDYFHMAYNVITPFLLLKLIERSPTSLPRSAVYVCIITFVMGASIHLVGDSINHRLILSGYQLHLSVRENPIIKDLKPASLIDSFELLYYYDEHLGHSMWYVPFFLILFLYFTGCFTQVKDEKMPYSGWLLLGPSAVYYWYLITEGQIFVLYVFTFFAMVATVMRQRRMGFVLDSNGRFLFYNFIITLGLVLVWVAYLWNDKVLRKKYPGIIYVPEPWSFYTLHIKGS, from the exons ATGCGGAGAAGACCACAGTCTGCAGCTTTCACACCGGCATTTTTGAG GGCTGGGAGTGAGAAAACAGTTTCTACAGGTGCAGCACAGTCCCAGTTTCACACGGACCTCTGGCTCTGTTTCACTGTGCAGAACTGGATATTGGACTTTGGGAGGCCAATTGCTATG ATCATAATGCCCCTGGAGTGGTTTCCTCTGAATAAACCCAGTGTTGGAGATTATTTTCACATGGCATATAATGTCATCACACCATTCTTATTACTGAAG CTGATTGAGCGGAGTCCCACATCTCTTCCTCGCTCAGCTGTTTACGTCTGCATCATTACCTTTGTCATGGGAGCTAGCATACACCTGGTAGGAGACTCTATTAACCATCGTCTCATCCTCAGTGGATACCAGCTTCACCTTTCTGTTAGAGAAAACCCTATTATCAAAGATCTGAAGCCTGCCTCACTG ATTGATTCATTTGAACTTCTTTATTACTATGATGAGCACTTAGGGCATTCCATGTG GTATGTCCCTTTCTTCCTCATCCTCTTCTTGTATTTCACTGGCTGCTTTACACAAGTTAAAGATGAGAAGATGCCTTACTCAGGCTGGCTGCTACTTGGCCCCAGTGCGGTGTATTATTG GTATCTGATAACTGAGGGGCAGATCTTTGTCCTGTATGTCTTCACCTTTTTTGCCATGGTTGCCACTGTGATGCGCCAGAGGCGGATGGGCTTTGTGTTAGACAGCAATGGCCGTTTCCTCTTTTATAACTTCATCATTACTCTGGGATTAGTTCTGGTCTGGGTGGCATATCTGTGGAACGATAAAGTTCTACGCAAAAAGTATCCCGGTATCATCTATGTTCCAGAGCCTTGGTCCTTCTATACCTTACACATCAAAGGCAGTTAA
- the cln6a gene encoding ceroid-lipofuscinosis neuronal protein 6a isoform X1 translates to MRRRPQSAAFTPAFLRRAGSEKTVSTGAAQSQFHTDLWLCFTVQNWILDFGRPIAMIIMPLEWFPLNKPSVGDYFHMAYNVITPFLLLKLIERSPTSLPRSAVYVCIITFVMGASIHLVGDSINHRLILSGYQLHLSVRENPIIKDLKPASLIDSFELLYYYDEHLGHSMWYVPFFLILFLYFTGCFTQVKDEKMPYSGWLLLGPSAVYYWYLITEGQIFVLYVFTFFAMVATVMRQRRMGFVLDSNGRFLFYNFIITLGLVLVWVAYLWNDKVLRKKYPGIIYVPEPWSFYTLHIKGS, encoded by the exons ATGCGGAGAAGACCACAGTCTGCAGCTTTCACACCGGCATTTTTGAG AAGGGCTGGGAGTGAGAAAACAGTTTCTACAGGTGCAGCACAGTCCCAGTTTCACACGGACCTCTGGCTCTGTTTCACTGTGCAGAACTGGATATTGGACTTTGGGAGGCCAATTGCTATG ATCATAATGCCCCTGGAGTGGTTTCCTCTGAATAAACCCAGTGTTGGAGATTATTTTCACATGGCATATAATGTCATCACACCATTCTTATTACTGAAG CTGATTGAGCGGAGTCCCACATCTCTTCCTCGCTCAGCTGTTTACGTCTGCATCATTACCTTTGTCATGGGAGCTAGCATACACCTGGTAGGAGACTCTATTAACCATCGTCTCATCCTCAGTGGATACCAGCTTCACCTTTCTGTTAGAGAAAACCCTATTATCAAAGATCTGAAGCCTGCCTCACTG ATTGATTCATTTGAACTTCTTTATTACTATGATGAGCACTTAGGGCATTCCATGTG GTATGTCCCTTTCTTCCTCATCCTCTTCTTGTATTTCACTGGCTGCTTTACACAAGTTAAAGATGAGAAGATGCCTTACTCAGGCTGGCTGCTACTTGGCCCCAGTGCGGTGTATTATTG GTATCTGATAACTGAGGGGCAGATCTTTGTCCTGTATGTCTTCACCTTTTTTGCCATGGTTGCCACTGTGATGCGCCAGAGGCGGATGGGCTTTGTGTTAGACAGCAATGGCCGTTTCCTCTTTTATAACTTCATCATTACTCTGGGATTAGTTCTGGTCTGGGTGGCATATCTGTGGAACGATAAAGTTCTACGCAAAAAGTATCCCGGTATCATCTATGTTCCAGAGCCTTGGTCCTTCTATACCTTACACATCAAAGGCAGTTAA